The Fusobacterium periodonticum ATCC 33693 genome includes a window with the following:
- a CDS encoding dicarboxylate/amino acid:cation symporter, with protein MDTKKIGLVPRLLIAIVVGILIGQFTPLWFVRIFKTFSTFFGLFLSFFIPLMIVGFVVSGIAKLTEGAGKLLGFTAVVSYVSTIIAGTFSYTVAANLYPKLVSGISQGINFEGKDVAPYFTIPLKPPIDVTAAIVFAFMMGITISIMRSQKKGETTFNLFVEYEEIISKILAGFVIPLLPFHILGIFSEMAYSGIVFKVLGVFAAIYLCIFAMHYIYMLVMFSIAGGVSKKNPFTLIKNQIPAYFTAVGTQSSAATIPVNIQCGLKNGTSPEIVDFVVPLCATIHLSGSMITLTSCIMGVLLLNGMPHSFGVMFPFLCMLGIAMVAAPGAPGGAVMSALPFLFLIGIDAQGPLGSLLIALYITQDSFGTAINVSGDNAIAIYVDEFYKKYIKKAA; from the coding sequence ATGGATACTAAAAAAATAGGTTTAGTTCCAAGATTATTAATTGCCATAGTTGTTGGTATATTAATTGGGCAATTTACACCACTTTGGTTTGTAAGAATTTTTAAAACTTTCAGTACATTCTTTGGCTTATTCCTATCATTCTTCATACCTTTAATGATAGTTGGGTTTGTTGTATCAGGAATAGCAAAACTTACAGAAGGTGCAGGAAAACTTTTAGGATTTACTGCTGTTGTTTCTTATGTTTCAACAATAATTGCAGGAACATTTTCATATACAGTTGCAGCAAATCTATATCCAAAATTAGTTTCAGGAATTTCTCAAGGAATTAATTTTGAGGGAAAAGATGTTGCTCCATATTTTACTATTCCTTTAAAACCACCTATAGATGTAACTGCTGCAATAGTTTTTGCATTTATGATGGGTATTACAATTAGTATTATGAGAAGCCAAAAGAAAGGTGAAACAACATTTAATCTATTTGTAGAATATGAAGAAATAATATCAAAAATATTAGCTGGATTTGTAATTCCACTATTGCCTTTCCATATTTTAGGAATATTTAGTGAAATGGCATACTCTGGAATAGTATTTAAAGTTTTAGGTGTATTTGCAGCTATTTATTTATGTATATTTGCTATGCACTACATCTATATGCTTGTTATGTTTTCTATTGCTGGTGGAGTATCAAAGAAAAATCCATTTACTCTTATTAAAAACCAAATACCAGCATATTTTACAGCAGTTGGAACTCAATCATCAGCTGCAACAATCCCTGTAAATATACAATGTGGATTAAAAAATGGAACAAGCCCTGAAATAGTTGATTTCGTAGTTCCTTTATGTGCAACTATTCACTTATCAGGAAGTATGATAACTTTAACAAGTTGTATTATGGGAGTTTTATTATTAAATGGTATGCCACATTCATTTGGTGTAATGTTCCCGTTCTTATGTATGCTTGGAATAGCTATGGTTGCTGCACCAGGAGCACCAGGTGGAGCAGTTATGAGTGCTTTACCTTTCCTATTCTTAATAGGTATAGATGCACAAGGACCTTTAGGTTCATTATTAATAGCTCTATATATTACTCAAGATAGTTTTGGAACTGCAATAAATGTTTCAGGAGATAATGCTATAGCTATCTATGTTGATGAATTTTATAAGAAGTATATTAAAAAAGCAGCATAA
- the aroF gene encoding 3-deoxy-7-phosphoheptulonate synthase → MYIRLKNNKMSVRLNDFLDKNDIKYFTMIDKSGIKYAILYIPNDFNQDNFKEIEDIAEVIKLTSPYKFVSREFKETDTIIDVKGHLIGGDNFMLMAGPCSVENKEMLSNIAKEVKKGGAIALRGGAYKPRTSPYDFQGLGEIGLKYLREVADENDMLVVTELMDSDDLELVSSYADIIQIGARNMQNFSLLKKLGKIDKPVLLKRGLSATINEFLLSAEYILAHGNQNIILCERGIRTFETMTRNTLDLNAIALVRELSHLPIIVDASHGTGKRSLVGPLTLAGIMAGANGAMIEVHENPDCALSDGPQSLDFKLFNKVANNIRKSLHFRKDLE, encoded by the coding sequence ATGTATATAAGATTAAAAAATAATAAAATGTCAGTTAGATTAAATGATTTTTTGGATAAAAATGATATAAAATATTTTACAATGATAGACAAATCTGGTATAAAATATGCTATACTATATATACCAAATGATTTTAATCAAGACAATTTTAAAGAAATTGAAGATATAGCTGAAGTTATAAAATTAACAAGCCCATATAAATTTGTAAGTAGAGAATTTAAAGAGACAGATACTATTATAGATGTAAAAGGTCATCTAATAGGTGGAGATAATTTTATGCTTATGGCTGGACCTTGTTCTGTAGAAAATAAGGAAATGCTTTCAAATATAGCTAAAGAAGTAAAAAAAGGTGGAGCTATTGCCTTAAGAGGTGGAGCATACAAACCTAGAACTTCTCCTTATGACTTTCAAGGACTTGGTGAAATAGGATTAAAATATTTAAGAGAAGTGGCTGATGAAAATGATATGCTTGTTGTAACTGAACTTATGGACAGTGATGATTTAGAACTTGTTTCTTCCTATGCAGATATAATTCAAATAGGAGCAAGAAACATGCAAAACTTTAGTTTACTTAAAAAACTTGGTAAAATAGATAAACCTGTTTTACTAAAAAGAGGTTTAAGTGCAACTATAAATGAATTTTTATTGTCAGCTGAATATATTCTTGCCCATGGGAATCAAAATATTATTCTTTGTGAAAGAGGAATTAGAACTTTTGAAACTATGACAAGAAATACCCTAGACTTAAATGCTATTGCCTTAGTGAGAGAACTATCGCACCTTCCTATCATAGTTGATGCAAGTCATGGTACAGGTAAAAGAAGTTTAGTTGGTCCTCTTACACTAGCAGGAATAATGGCTGGAGCTAATGGAGCCATGATAGAAGTACATGAAAATCCAGATTGTGCACTATCTGATGGACCTCAATCACTTGATTTTAAATTATTTAATAAAGTGGCTAATAATATAAGAAAGAGTTTGCATTTTAGAAAGGATTTAGAATAA
- a CDS encoding cob(I)yrinic acid a,c-diamide adenosyltransferase, with protein sequence MQKGYVQIYTGNGKGKTTAALGLIARAVGSNFKIFFCQFLKGRDYGELHTLKKFETVVHERYGRGVFIRSKEYVTDEDKKLMREGYESLKSALLSKEYDIVIADEILGTLRYDLISVDEIKFLIENKPETTELVLTGRNAPEELIELADLVTEMKEVKHYFQKGVIARKGIEK encoded by the coding sequence ATGCAAAAGGGATATGTTCAAATATATACAGGAAATGGAAAGGGAAAAACAACTGCTGCTTTAGGACTTATCGCAAGAGCAGTAGGAAGTAACTTTAAGATCTTCTTCTGTCAATTTTTAAAAGGAAGAGACTATGGAGAGCTACATACATTGAAAAAGTTTGAAACAGTTGTTCATGAAAGATATGGAAGAGGTGTCTTTATTAGAAGTAAAGAATATGTTACTGATGAAGATAAAAAACTTATGAGAGAAGGATATGAAAGTTTGAAGTCTGCTCTTTTAAGTAAAGAATATGATATAGTTATAGCAGATGAAATCCTAGGAACATTGAGATATGATCTAATTTCTGTAGATGAGATTAAATTTTTAATTGAAAATAAACCTGAGACAACAGAGCTTGTTTTAACAGGAAGAAATGCTCCAGAAGAACTTATTGAACTAGCAGATTTAGTTACTGAAATGAAAGAAGTTAAACACTATTTTCAAAAAGGAGTTATAGCAAGAAAGGGAATAGAAAAGTAA
- a CDS encoding Smr/MutS family protein: MYNEIDLHNLDFKVALSVFKKKYNEALKRKDRREILVIHGYGANKLGHKAVLAINLRNFLSNNRDKLNYRLDINPGVTYVTPISKLE, from the coding sequence ATGTATAATGAAATAGATTTACATAATCTTGACTTCAAAGTTGCCCTATCAGTTTTTAAAAAGAAATACAATGAAGCCTTAAAGAGAAAAGATAGAAGAGAGATCTTGGTAATTCATGGCTATGGTGCTAATAAGTTAGGACATAAAGCTGTTTTAGCAATTAACTTAAGAAATTTTTTATCAAATAATAGAGATAAATTGAATTATAGGCTTGATATCAATCCAGGTGTAACCTATGTCACTCCAATATCTAAGTTAGAATAG